Below is a genomic region from Govania unica.
CCATGTGATCGTCGGCCATTCCGAGCGCCGCACCGACCACGGGGAGAGCGATGCGCTGGTCCGGACCAAAGCCGAAGCGGCTGTTGCGGCAGGACTTGTGGCCATTGTCTGTGTCGGGGAAACCGAGGCGGAACGCGATGGTGGTAAAACCCTTGATGTGGTTGGGCGTCAGGTTCTCGGGTCGGTTCCGGATGCGGCGACGCCCGCGACCGTGATTGTTGCTTATGAACCGGTCTGGGCCATCGGCACCGGCCGCACACCGACCGAAGCGGAAGTGGCTGAAGTCCATGGCTTTATCCGCGCCGAGCTTAGCCAGCGGTTCGCTGCGGCGGGGGCGGAGTTCCGGCTTCTTTATGGCGGTTCGGTCAAACCGTCGAACGCAAAAAGTCTGATGGCCGTGGCCAATGTGGATGGTGCGCTTGTCGGCGGCGCCAGCCTCAAAGCGGTTGATTTCAGTGGGATTATCAACGCTTATAACTAAACCTAGCCATCCTGACACAATTGGTATAAATCTGCCCCAAGTGTTGGGCGGATCCTGCTACCATATAGAGTGCGGGATGCGCTGTTTTTGATTTGGGTATGCCCCTATGCAAACTGTACTTCTTGTCATCCATCTGATTGTCGCGTTGGCGCTGGTCTGTACCGTGCTGTTGCAGCGTTCCGAGGGCGGTGCCCTTGGAATCGGCGGCGGCCCTGGCGGGCTTATGACCGCGCGCGGCGCAGCTAATCTGCTGACCCGGACCACGGCGATTCTGGCCGGCTGCTTCTTTTTGACCAGCCTGGCTTTGTCGATCATTGCCGGTCACTCCGAACGGGGTGGCTCGATCATGGATCGGACGAAACCTG
It encodes:
- the tpiA gene encoding triose-phosphate isomerase — its product is MAPRPLVAGNWKMNGLRADAAEVRALATLLTDDLACDVLICPPATLLTTILDAAKGSAIAVGGQDCHAKVSGAHTGDISAAMIKDLGCSHVIVGHSERRTDHGESDALVRTKAEAAVAAGLVAIVCVGETEAERDGGKTLDVVGRQVLGSVPDAATPATVIVAYEPVWAIGTGRTPTEAEVAEVHGFIRAELSQRFAAAGAEFRLLYGGSVKPSNAKSLMAVANVDGALVGGASLKAVDFSGIINAYN
- the secG gene encoding preprotein translocase subunit SecG, whose product is MQTVLLVIHLIVALALVCTVLLQRSEGGALGIGGGPGGLMTARGAANLLTRTTAILAGCFFLTSLALSIIAGHSERGGSIMDRTKPAVSGTAPAAPASPPVPVNPEVPISE